The Thermoflavifilum sp. genome contains a region encoding:
- a CDS encoding nitronate monooxygenase has translation MENRITRLFGIQYPIIQAGMVWTAGWRLASAVSNAGGLGLIGSGSMYPEVLREHIRKCRAATDKPFGVNVPLLYPDIDQHMRIIVEEGVRIVFTSGGSPAKWTSFLKSHGITVVHVVPGAKYAVKAQQAGCDAVVAEGFEAGGHNGREETTTICLIPLVCAAVQIPVIAAGGIASGKAMMAAFALGAEAVQIGTRFVATPEASAHPAFKQAVIQAGEGDTMLTLKKLVPVRLLKNPFFQQVQEAENRCASLEELKALLGKGRAKKGMFEGDLENGELEIGQVSALVREIKPAADVVKEIWEEFCQIHQQICAIQLE, from the coding sequence ATGGAGAATCGTATAACCCGGCTCTTCGGTATTCAATATCCCATCATTCAGGCCGGCATGGTATGGACTGCCGGCTGGAGGTTGGCCAGTGCCGTGAGCAATGCGGGAGGATTGGGTTTAATTGGCTCAGGCAGCATGTATCCCGAGGTGCTGCGCGAACACATCAGGAAATGTCGGGCCGCTACGGATAAGCCTTTTGGGGTGAATGTGCCCTTACTCTATCCCGATATCGATCAGCACATGCGGATCATCGTAGAAGAGGGTGTGCGCATTGTGTTTACTTCCGGAGGGAGTCCGGCAAAATGGACCTCATTTTTAAAATCACACGGCATTACGGTGGTGCATGTGGTGCCGGGGGCAAAATATGCCGTAAAAGCCCAGCAGGCCGGTTGTGATGCTGTCGTGGCCGAGGGATTTGAGGCAGGTGGACACAACGGGCGCGAAGAAACCACCACGATATGCTTGATTCCGCTGGTATGTGCAGCGGTGCAGATTCCGGTGATTGCCGCCGGAGGTATTGCCAGCGGGAAAGCCATGATGGCGGCTTTTGCACTGGGTGCCGAAGCGGTGCAGATCGGTACCCGCTTTGTAGCTACCCCCGAAGCGTCAGCGCATCCAGCATTCAAACAGGCCGTGATTCAGGCGGGGGAGGGCGACACCATGCTTACCCTGAAAAAGCTGGTTCCTGTGCGGTTGTTGAAAAACCCCTTTTTTCAGCAGGTCCAGGAAGCCGAAAACCGTTGTGCTTCTCTGGAAGAATTGAAGGCGCTGCTGGGGAAAGGCCGCGCTAAAAAAGGTATGTTTGAAGGCGATCTGGAAAACGGCGAACTGGAAATCGGTCAGGTTTCCGCATTGGTCAGGGAAATCAAACCCGCAGCCGATGTGGTGAAGGAAATTTGGGAAGAATTTTGCCAGATCCATCAGCAAATTTGTGCCATCCAGTTAGAATGA
- the secA gene encoding preprotein translocase subunit SecA: MMGILTRLFGGNKFERDVKQIQPIVEQINAIYEQLSSLTNDELRAKTQEFKQRIQEHLSDIDARIREVQQQADALPDEAVAEKDALYQEVDKLKKERDEQIEEVLNEILPEAFAVMKETTRRFATHDELRARATDLDRRLATQKKYIRIEGDEVVYSTSWEAAGNPVKWDMIYFDVQLIGGVVLHQGKIAEMATGEGKTLVATLPAYLNALAGEGVHIVTVNDYLARRDQEWNAPIFEFLGITVDCIDKYEPSTPQRRQAYLADITYGTNNEFGFDYLRDNMVHSVDEIVQRKHHYAIVDEVDSVLIDDARTPLIISGPVPQGEEQQFYELKPRVERLVELQKKVVNKFLNEAKKLIAEGKDDYRTGGLALLRAYRGLPKNSALIKYLSETGIKVILQKAENHYMADQQKEMPFVDEELYFVIDEKNNIVELTDKGIHEITRAGEDPNFFVLPDIGAEIAEIENAPLSPEEKLQKKDELMRDFAIKAERIHTVQQLLRAYTLFERDVDYVVIDGKVKIVDEQTGRILEGRRYSEGLHQAIEAKENVKVEAATQTFATITLQNYFRMYHKLAGMTGTAATEATEFWEIYKLDVSIIPTNKPMIRQDFQDLVYKTKREKYRAVIEEIERLRKAGRPVLVGTTSVEVSELLSRMLTQKKIPHNVLNAKQHQREAQIIAEAGLAGKVTIATNMAGRGTDIKLGPGVKEAGGLAIIGTERHESRRVDNQLRGRAGRQGDPGTSQFFVSLEDDLMRMFGSDRIAALMDKMGYKEGEVIQHRMISKSIERAQKKVEENNFGIRKRLLEYDDVMNKQRNIIYTKRNHALYGDRLAVDLDNAFYDVAQNLIVRHKNESHHEEFALEIIKLFGFETAITPEELEEQDERELTEKLYQEIVRHYQQKKQVLIQQVFPIVEQIFKEQGDRIEHIAIPFTDGKKGLNIIANLKKIIDTRGVELIHALEKNTFLALIDEAWKEHLRAMDDLKQSVQSAVYEQKDPLVIYKMEAFNLFKQMDSETHQEIVSFLCRASLPVADGQQQQRPAIREGHEQRTDMSRMRTSKEQYGRQYVNGEGELVTNGEPEKHEPVRVGPKIGRNDPCPCGSGKKYKHCHGREA; the protein is encoded by the coding sequence ATGATGGGGATATTGACCAGACTGTTCGGTGGGAATAAGTTTGAGCGCGATGTCAAACAAATCCAGCCCATAGTCGAACAAATCAATGCGATCTACGAGCAACTCAGCAGTTTGACCAATGATGAGCTGCGGGCCAAGACACAGGAGTTCAAACAACGCATACAGGAACATCTTTCGGATATCGATGCCCGGATTCGCGAGGTGCAGCAGCAAGCCGATGCGCTTCCCGATGAGGCGGTGGCGGAAAAAGATGCCCTGTATCAGGAGGTCGATAAATTGAAGAAAGAACGCGATGAGCAGATCGAAGAAGTGCTCAATGAAATCCTGCCCGAGGCTTTTGCGGTGATGAAAGAAACCACCCGGCGCTTTGCCACCCATGACGAGTTGCGTGCCCGGGCTACCGATCTGGATCGCCGACTGGCTACGCAGAAAAAATATATCCGGATTGAAGGCGATGAGGTGGTGTACAGTACCAGCTGGGAAGCCGCGGGTAATCCGGTGAAATGGGATATGATTTATTTCGATGTCCAGCTCATCGGCGGCGTGGTGCTGCACCAGGGTAAGATCGCCGAAATGGCTACCGGTGAAGGGAAGACGCTGGTAGCTACTCTGCCGGCCTACCTGAATGCCCTGGCCGGTGAGGGTGTGCACATCGTTACGGTGAACGACTATCTGGCCCGGCGCGACCAGGAATGGAATGCGCCCATATTCGAATTTCTGGGTATCACGGTAGATTGCATCGACAAATATGAACCCAGCACGCCCCAGCGCCGACAGGCCTACCTGGCCGATATCACCTATGGCACCAACAATGAATTCGGCTTCGACTACCTGCGCGACAACATGGTGCACAGCGTCGATGAAATCGTGCAGCGCAAACACCATTATGCTATCGTAGATGAAGTGGATAGTGTGTTGATCGACGATGCCCGTACGCCTTTGATTATCTCCGGCCCGGTGCCCCAGGGTGAAGAGCAACAGTTTTATGAACTCAAGCCACGGGTGGAACGGCTGGTGGAATTGCAGAAAAAAGTTGTCAACAAATTCCTCAACGAAGCCAAAAAACTCATTGCCGAAGGGAAAGACGATTACCGAACCGGTGGACTGGCCCTGCTGCGCGCCTATCGAGGGCTGCCTAAAAACAGTGCACTGATCAAATACCTCAGCGAAACCGGCATCAAAGTCATCCTGCAGAAGGCTGAAAACCACTACATGGCCGATCAGCAAAAGGAAATGCCATTTGTGGATGAAGAGCTGTACTTCGTCATCGATGAAAAAAACAATATCGTTGAACTTACCGATAAAGGGATACACGAGATCACCCGTGCCGGCGAGGATCCCAACTTCTTTGTATTGCCCGATATCGGTGCGGAAATCGCAGAAATCGAAAATGCCCCGCTTAGCCCGGAAGAAAAATTGCAAAAGAAGGATGAGCTGATGCGCGATTTCGCCATCAAAGCCGAACGTATCCATACCGTTCAGCAGCTTCTGCGGGCTTATACCCTGTTTGAACGGGATGTGGATTATGTGGTCATCGACGGCAAGGTGAAAATTGTGGATGAACAAACGGGCCGTATCCTCGAAGGCCGGCGTTATTCCGAAGGATTACACCAGGCCATCGAAGCCAAAGAAAACGTCAAGGTGGAGGCTGCAACCCAAACCTTTGCCACCATCACCCTGCAGAATTACTTCCGCATGTATCACAAGCTGGCGGGTATGACCGGTACGGCTGCCACCGAAGCCACCGAGTTCTGGGAAATCTACAAGCTGGATGTTTCGATCATCCCCACCAACAAACCCATGATCAGACAAGATTTTCAGGATCTGGTCTATAAAACCAAACGTGAAAAATACCGCGCAGTCATCGAAGAAATTGAACGGTTACGAAAAGCAGGCCGTCCGGTGCTGGTGGGCACCACTTCGGTGGAGGTCTCGGAACTGTTGAGCCGCATGCTCACCCAGAAAAAAATTCCTCACAACGTGCTCAACGCCAAGCAGCACCAGCGCGAAGCCCAGATCATCGCCGAGGCCGGACTGGCCGGCAAGGTGACCATCGCCACCAATATGGCCGGCCGGGGTACCGATATCAAATTGGGTCCGGGTGTGAAAGAAGCAGGAGGACTGGCCATCATCGGCACGGAACGGCATGAGAGCCGCCGGGTCGATAACCAGCTGCGCGGACGGGCAGGCCGCCAGGGCGACCCAGGTACCTCCCAGTTCTTCGTGTCGCTCGAAGATGATCTGATGCGCATGTTCGGCTCCGACCGCATTGCTGCGTTGATGGATAAAATGGGATATAAAGAAGGAGAAGTGATCCAGCACCGCATGATTTCCAAATCCATCGAACGGGCACAGAAAAAAGTGGAGGAAAATAACTTCGGCATCCGCAAACGCCTGCTTGAATACGATGATGTGATGAACAAACAACGCAACATCATCTACACCAAACGTAACCATGCCCTGTATGGCGACCGACTGGCCGTGGATCTGGATAATGCATTTTATGATGTGGCCCAGAACCTGATTGTCAGGCATAAGAACGAAAGCCATCACGAAGAGTTTGCCCTGGAAATCATCAAATTATTCGGGTTTGAAACCGCCATCACGCCTGAAGAGCTGGAAGAACAGGATGAACGAGAACTAACCGAAAAACTGTACCAGGAAATCGTTCGTCACTATCAGCAGAAAAAACAGGTGCTGATTCAGCAGGTATTTCCCATTGTAGAACAGATTTTTAAAGAACAGGGCGATCGGATTGAGCATATCGCTATTCCGTTTACCGACGGAAAAAAAGGCCTGAATATCATTGCGAACCTCAAAAAAATCATCGACACCCGGGGCGTGGAACTCATTCATGCGCTGGAGAAAAACACCTTCCTGGCGCTGATCGATGAAGCCTGGAAAGAGCATCTTCGCGCCATGGACGACCTGAAGCAATCCGTGCAGAGCGCGGTATATGAACAGAAAGACCCGCTGGTGATCTACAAGATGGAGGCCTTTAATCTGTTCAAGCAAATGGACAGCGAAACGCATCAGGAAATCGTTTCCTTCCTGTGCCGGGCTTCGCTGCCGGTGGCCGATGGGCAACAGCAGCAACGTCCTGCCATACGTGAAGGGCATGAGCAGCGTACCGATATGAGCCGGATGCGTACCTCCAAAGAACAATATGGTCGGCAATATGTAAACGGGGAGGGTGAGTTGGTAACCAATGGCGAGCCCGAAAAGCACGAGCCCGTGCGGGTGGGCCCCAAGATTGGCCGCAACGACCCCTGTCCATGCGGCAGCGGAAAGAAATACAAGCACTGCCATGGTCGGGAGGCCTGA
- a CDS encoding SPOR domain-containing protein, which translates to MYTGIRKLECWRYPLLWMGLMMGMGIKQAPAQASQAPSGVVWIQDSALTRLVNIHRQYNFFANRYHKGYRVQVISTDDRDRANQVRAYLLQRFPQYRAYLQYHAPYFRVRIGDFLSEADAIPLRDSLRAVFPSGVFIVPDMIDAEALLPDNH; encoded by the coding sequence ATGTACACAGGAATTCGGAAGTTGGAATGCTGGCGCTATCCTTTGCTATGGATGGGGCTTATGATGGGTATGGGGATAAAACAGGCTCCGGCGCAGGCGTCTCAGGCACCATCGGGCGTTGTATGGATTCAGGATAGTGCGTTGACCCGGCTGGTCAACATCCACCGGCAGTATAATTTTTTTGCCAACCGCTATCACAAAGGTTATCGTGTGCAGGTCATCAGCACCGATGATCGCGACAGGGCCAATCAGGTGCGGGCTTATTTATTGCAACGTTTTCCCCAGTACCGTGCTTATCTGCAATATCATGCGCCTTATTTCCGTGTGCGAATAGGTGATTTTTTAAGCGAGGCAGATGCCATACCGCTACGCGATTCCCTGCGTGCTGTCTTCCCATCGGGCGTATTCATCGTACCTGATATGATTGATGCCGAAGCCCTATTACCCGACAACCATTAA
- the glyA gene encoding serine hydroxymethyltransferase: MLRDEQIFRIIRQELERQRKGLELIASENFTSLQVMQAMGQVMTNKYAEGYPGHRYYGGCEFVDQSEQLAIDRAKQIFGVPYANVQPHSGAQANAAVMLAVLQPGDKILGLNLSMGGHLTHGSPVNYSGRLYQALFYGVDRETGRVDYDQLERVALAEKPRLIICGASAYSRDWDYARIRRIADEIGAFVMADIAHPAGLIAKNLLQSPFEHCHFITTTTHKTLRGPRGGMILMGKDFENPFGIKTPKGETRMMSSLIDAAVFPGIQGGPLEHVIAAKAVAFFEILTDDFTAYAKQIIANAQAMARAFLEKGYHIVSGGTDNHLLLIDLRNKNITGRKAEQTLVKADITVNKNMVPFDDKSPFVTSGIRVGVPAITTRGLKEEHMAQIVEWIDTLICDPDNEHKIATVKSAVNRFMEQFPLYPELG, from the coding sequence ATGCTTCGCGACGAGCAGATCTTCCGCATCATCCGCCAGGAATTAGAACGCCAGCGCAAGGGACTGGAATTGATTGCTTCTGAAAACTTCACCAGCCTGCAGGTGATGCAGGCCATGGGTCAGGTGATGACCAATAAATATGCGGAAGGCTATCCCGGACATCGCTACTACGGCGGCTGTGAATTCGTCGATCAAAGCGAACAACTGGCCATCGATCGAGCCAAGCAAATCTTCGGCGTGCCTTATGCCAATGTACAACCTCACTCGGGTGCTCAGGCCAACGCCGCTGTAATGCTGGCCGTGTTGCAACCCGGCGATAAAATCCTTGGTCTCAACCTCAGCATGGGTGGTCATCTCACCCATGGTTCGCCCGTCAACTATTCCGGCAGGCTCTACCAGGCTTTATTTTACGGTGTTGACCGGGAAACGGGTCGGGTGGATTACGATCAGCTGGAACGTGTGGCCCTGGCTGAAAAACCCAGACTGATTATCTGCGGGGCCTCGGCCTATAGCCGCGACTGGGATTATGCCCGTATTCGCCGTATAGCCGATGAAATCGGCGCCTTCGTAATGGCCGATATTGCTCATCCAGCCGGATTGATTGCCAAAAACCTCCTCCAGTCGCCTTTCGAACACTGTCATTTCATAACCACAACAACCCATAAAACCCTCCGGGGCCCGAGGGGCGGGATGATACTCATGGGTAAAGATTTTGAAAATCCTTTTGGCATCAAAACGCCCAAGGGTGAAACCCGCATGATGAGCTCGTTGATCGACGCAGCCGTGTTTCCCGGCATCCAGGGTGGCCCACTGGAACACGTGATCGCGGCTAAAGCCGTGGCTTTCTTCGAAATCCTGACCGACGATTTCACCGCCTATGCCAAACAAATTATTGCCAATGCCCAGGCCATGGCCAGGGCCTTCCTGGAAAAAGGCTATCATATCGTATCCGGCGGCACGGATAATCACCTGCTGCTCATCGACCTGCGCAACAAAAACATCACCGGACGCAAGGCCGAACAAACCCTGGTAAAAGCCGATATCACGGTGAACAAAAACATGGTGCCTTTCGATGATAAATCGCCTTTCGTCACTTCGGGCATCCGGGTGGGCGTGCCGGCCATCACCACACGCGGATTGAAAGAAGAGCATATGGCGCAAATCGTGGAATGGATCGACACCCTGATCTGTGATCCCGATAATGAACATAAAATCGCCACCGTGAAATCGGCCGTGAATCGCTTCATGGAACAATTCCCGCTCTATCCGGAACTAGGATGA
- a CDS encoding sugar phosphate nucleotidyltransferase: protein MKAIIPVAGAGTKLRPHTHTQPKALIPLAGKPLLDFIIDPLYQAGIEEFIFITGHLGEKIRAYIEQKYPHLRSHFVHQTEREGVGHAVWLAREWVQHDEILIMLGDTICECDYRAIIQARQNVLGVKKVDDPRDFGVAEIDEAQQRIVHVEEKPQIPTTNTALVGVYKIIDTDALFDCLTYHVQHNVRSHDEIQLTDAIECMIQKGISFVPFKVTVWFDCGRKDKLLESNATLLKKRNPVPVREDMVENSIIVQPVSIAEGCRIKDSIVGPNVTIGEHTFVHRCIIQHSIIGAFSQLKEVVLADSLIGSDAHIKGFSQHLNIGDNTEIDFA, encoded by the coding sequence ATGAAAGCGATTATTCCCGTTGCAGGAGCCGGAACCAAACTGCGACCACATACCCACACCCAGCCCAAGGCCCTGATTCCTTTGGCCGGCAAGCCTTTGCTCGATTTTATTATCGATCCGTTATACCAAGCCGGCATTGAAGAATTTATTTTTATAACCGGGCATTTGGGTGAAAAGATCCGCGCTTATATTGAACAAAAATATCCTCATCTGCGGAGCCATTTTGTACATCAAACCGAACGTGAAGGTGTTGGGCACGCGGTATGGCTTGCGCGGGAATGGGTTCAACATGATGAAATACTCATCATGCTTGGCGATACCATTTGTGAATGCGATTACAGAGCCATTATACAGGCCAGGCAAAATGTACTGGGCGTAAAAAAGGTAGATGATCCGCGCGATTTTGGTGTAGCCGAAATCGATGAAGCCCAGCAACGCATTGTGCATGTAGAAGAAAAGCCGCAAATTCCCACTACCAATACAGCACTGGTTGGCGTGTATAAAATTATCGATACCGATGCATTATTTGATTGCCTGACCTATCATGTGCAACATAACGTGCGCTCGCATGACGAAATTCAACTTACCGACGCCATTGAATGCATGATTCAGAAAGGCATTTCATTCGTTCCCTTCAAGGTAACGGTATGGTTTGATTGCGGCAGAAAGGATAAGTTGTTAGAATCCAACGCCACATTATTAAAAAAGCGAAATCCCGTGCCTGTTCGGGAAGATATGGTAGAAAACAGTATTATCGTACAGCCGGTAAGCATTGCTGAGGGCTGCAGAATCAAAGATTCCATCGTTGGCCCAAATGTTACTATAGGCGAACACACATTTGTACATCGCTGTATCATTCAACATTCCATTATCGGTGCCTTCAGCCAGTTAAAAGAAGTCGTGCTGGCCGATTCTTTAATAGGAAGCGATGCCCATATCAAAGGCTTTTCGCAGCATTTGAATATCGGCGATAATACTGAAATTGATTTTGCATAA
- a CDS encoding M20 family metallopeptidase, whose product MLKTIKSLAGELFPQLQAIRHHLHQHPELSFQEHQTMQFIIGKLQEWGIPYQAPVAGTGVVGLIEGQNPQSRIVALRADIDALPIEEANEVPYRSQHPGVMHACGHDVHTTCLLGAAYILQQLRSQWQGTVKLIFQPGEEKHPGGASLMIRDGALENPRPSCILGMHVHPELPVGYLGFRSGISMASADEIYITIRGKGGHAASPHLTTDTILAASQVVVALQQVISRRKDPFSPSVLSICAFNGGYTTNVIPTEVKLLGTFRAMDETWRFRAHALIRQTVQQVASAMGAEADVEIPVGYPCLKNDEQVTRAARTLAEQYLDAEHVKEVDPRMGAEDFAFYSQVIPACFFRLGVASPEKGVGPTVHTPQFDVDESALEIGAGIMAWLGAHIQP is encoded by the coding sequence ATGTTGAAGACCATTAAATCCTTAGCCGGCGAGCTCTTTCCACAATTGCAAGCCATTCGCCATCATCTGCATCAGCATCCCGAACTGTCGTTTCAGGAACACCAGACCATGCAATTCATCATCGGGAAGCTGCAGGAATGGGGCATTCCTTACCAGGCGCCCGTAGCAGGTACAGGTGTGGTGGGCCTGATCGAGGGGCAAAACCCGCAATCGCGTATTGTGGCCTTGCGTGCCGATATCGATGCTTTGCCGATTGAGGAAGCGAATGAGGTGCCCTATCGCTCGCAGCATCCGGGCGTGATGCATGCGTGCGGGCACGACGTGCATACCACCTGTTTGCTCGGTGCGGCCTATATCCTGCAGCAGTTGCGCAGCCAATGGCAAGGAACCGTAAAACTTATTTTCCAGCCCGGCGAGGAAAAACATCCCGGCGGCGCCAGCCTGATGATCCGCGATGGGGCTTTAGAGAACCCGCGTCCGTCGTGCATCTTGGGCATGCACGTACACCCCGAGTTACCGGTGGGTTATCTGGGTTTTCGCAGCGGCATCAGTATGGCCTCGGCCGATGAAATCTATATCACCATCCGGGGTAAAGGTGGACACGCCGCTTCGCCCCACCTCACCACCGATACCATCCTTGCGGCTTCACAGGTGGTGGTGGCCCTGCAACAGGTCATCAGCCGACGGAAGGATCCGTTTTCGCCATCGGTGCTTTCCATCTGTGCGTTCAACGGCGGATATACCACCAATGTTATCCCCACCGAAGTGAAGCTGCTGGGCACTTTCCGTGCAATGGATGAAACCTGGCGTTTTCGTGCACATGCGCTCATCCGCCAGACGGTGCAACAGGTGGCCTCGGCCATGGGCGCCGAAGCTGATGTGGAGATTCCCGTGGGCTATCCCTGTTTGAAGAACGATGAACAAGTGACCCGCGCAGCCCGCACGCTGGCCGAACAATACCTGGACGCCGAACATGTGAAAGAGGTCGATCCCCGCATGGGCGCGGAAGATTTTGCGTTTTACTCACAGGTCATTCCGGCCTGCTTTTTCCGGCTGGGCGTGGCTTCGCCCGAAAAAGGCGTAGGACCCACGGTGCACACGCCCCAGTTTGATGTCGATGAATCCGCTCTCGAAATAGGCGCCGGCATCATGGCCTGGTTGGGTGCCCATATTCAGCCATAG
- the pdeM gene encoding ligase-associated DNA damage response endonuclease PdeM, translating to MRIVCRGESLILLSEKAIYWEKQSALIVADLHLGKAMHFRKSGIAVPAELNQENLRQLQKLIVRYAPQRVIILGDLFHSDFNHQVEDWMLWRKQFPHIAFHLVKGNHDVLAEEHYQRLQIQLHQEWLLPPFRMVHTLDESRALHDAYFLCGHIHPFVRIKGRARQSAVLPCFYFTDTYAILPAFGKFTGRYLIHPAADARVFAVLGDEVVCISGA from the coding sequence ATGCGGATTGTTTGTCGTGGAGAATCACTCATATTGTTATCTGAAAAAGCCATTTACTGGGAAAAACAATCAGCGCTTATTGTAGCCGATCTGCACCTGGGCAAAGCCATGCATTTTCGCAAGTCAGGCATCGCCGTACCCGCAGAGCTCAATCAGGAAAACCTCAGGCAGCTGCAAAAGCTCATCGTGCGGTATGCTCCACAACGGGTCATTATCTTGGGTGATTTGTTTCACAGCGATTTCAATCATCAGGTGGAAGACTGGATGCTCTGGCGTAAGCAATTTCCCCATATCGCATTTCACCTCGTGAAAGGTAATCATGATGTACTGGCGGAGGAGCATTATCAGCGTTTGCAAATTCAATTGCATCAGGAATGGTTGCTTCCTCCTTTTCGGATGGTGCATACGCTAGATGAAAGTCGGGCTCTACATGATGCGTATTTCCTGTGTGGACATATCCATCCCTTTGTGCGTATTAAAGGCAGGGCCAGGCAATCGGCGGTATTGCCCTGTTTTTATTTTACTGATACTTATGCGATTCTACCAGCATTCGGAAAGTTCACGGGACGTTATTTGATTCACCCCGCAGCAGATGCCAGGGTATTTGCTGTTTTAGGTGATGAAGTCGTATGTATTTCAGGTGCTTGA
- the deoC gene encoding deoxyribose-phosphate aldolase has product MSVSIASFIDHTLLKPVASKSDIDKLCDEARQYGFAAVCVPPYYVRRACEDLQGSKVKVATVIGFPLGYAKAEVKQVEVSQAIADGADELDMVMNLAALFSGDEHTLRREIEMILPEVHARGKVLKLIIESGTLSDEQIRYCCALYGQYPVDFLKTSTGFAEKGASIEAVRLMRSLLPAHIQIKASGGIRHYDQVKQYIEAGATRIGCSASVAIMQEAIQQV; this is encoded by the coding sequence ATGTCAGTATCCATTGCTTCATTCATCGATCATACCCTGCTCAAACCGGTTGCCAGCAAGAGCGACATAGATAAGCTTTGTGATGAAGCCCGTCAATATGGTTTTGCAGCGGTGTGCGTACCTCCCTATTACGTGCGTCGAGCCTGCGAAGATTTGCAGGGAAGCAAGGTGAAAGTAGCGACGGTGATAGGCTTTCCACTCGGATATGCAAAAGCCGAGGTCAAGCAGGTGGAAGTGAGCCAGGCTATCGCCGATGGCGCCGATGAACTGGATATGGTGATGAATCTGGCGGCTTTGTTTTCTGGTGATGAGCACACCTTGCGGCGGGAAATCGAAATGATTTTACCAGAAGTACATGCCCGGGGAAAAGTGCTGAAGCTGATCATCGAATCGGGCACCCTGTCGGACGAGCAGATCCGCTATTGTTGCGCGTTATATGGGCAGTATCCGGTTGACTTTCTGAAGACTTCCACCGGATTTGCCGAAAAGGGTGCCAGCATAGAGGCCGTCAGGCTCATGCGCTCCCTGCTGCCTGCACATATCCAGATCAAGGCTTCCGGAGGTATCCGTCATTACGATCAGGTGAAACAATATATCGAAGCCGGAGCTACCCGTATTGGATGCAGCGCCAGCGTGGCCATCATGCAGGAAGCCATTCAGCAGGTTTAA
- a CDS encoding Gfo/Idh/MocA family oxidoreductase — translation MMKRKLRMGMVGGGQGAFIGAVHRIAARMDGLIDLVCGAFSSDPARSKATGESLFLPADRVYGSFEEMMEREAQLPEGERMDFVSIVTPNHLHFAPARAALERGFHVVLDKPMTFNLQEAEQLAALVQRTGLLLCLTHTYTGYPMVKEARQIVASGRLGKIRKVYVEYPQGWLSEPIEGGENKQANWRTDPGKSGIAGCMGDIGTHAFNLAEYVTGLKVVKLCAQINTVVPGRKLDDDGAVLLVFDNGATGVLMASQIAAGEENCLKIRVYGEKGGLEWKQDEANSLWLKWLHQPAQLLRTGGPELSAFARHNTRVPAGHPEGYLEAFANLYRNFALTLQARLSGETVRPEWLDFPGVEEGVRGMRFIEKVIESGKSQQKWVEF, via the coding sequence ATGATGAAACGAAAATTACGCATGGGCATGGTGGGCGGCGGACAGGGTGCCTTCATTGGTGCTGTGCATCGCATAGCCGCCCGGATGGATGGACTCATCGACCTGGTCTGCGGGGCTTTCAGCAGCGACCCGGCCCGATCGAAGGCCACCGGCGAATCGCTGTTCCTGCCTGCCGACAGGGTATATGGCTCTTTTGAAGAAATGATGGAACGCGAAGCACAACTGCCGGAAGGAGAACGCATGGATTTCGTTTCCATCGTCACACCCAATCATCTCCACTTTGCACCGGCACGCGCCGCACTGGAAAGAGGCTTTCATGTGGTACTCGACAAGCCCATGACCTTCAACCTGCAGGAAGCCGAACAACTTGCTGCCCTGGTGCAGCGTACAGGCCTATTATTATGCCTCACCCACACCTATACCGGATATCCCATGGTGAAGGAAGCCCGCCAGATCGTGGCTTCAGGCCGGCTGGGTAAGATCCGTAAGGTATATGTGGAGTATCCCCAGGGCTGGCTGAGTGAACCCATTGAAGGCGGAGAAAATAAGCAGGCCAACTGGCGTACCGATCCCGGCAAGAGTGGCATAGCCGGCTGTATGGGCGATATCGGCACCCATGCCTTCAACCTGGCCGAATATGTAACCGGACTGAAAGTGGTGAAGCTATGCGCGCAGATCAACACGGTGGTACCGGGTCGTAAGCTCGACGACGACGGAGCCGTGCTGCTGGTATTTGATAATGGCGCCACAGGTGTACTGATGGCTTCACAGATCGCCGCCGGCGAGGAAAACTGTCTGAAGATCCGTGTCTATGGCGAGAAGGGCGGCCTGGAATGGAAACAGGACGAGGCCAACAGCCTCTGGCTGAAATGGCTGCACCAGCCCGCTCAGCTGCTGCGCACGGGTGGCCCCGAACTGTCGGCATTCGCCCGACATAATACCCGGGTGCCTGCCGGACATCCCGAAGGATATCTGGAAGCTTTCGCCAACCTGTATCGCAACTTCGCCCTCACCCTGCAGGCCCGCCTCAGCGGCGAAACAGTCCGTCCGGAATGGCTCGACTTCCCCGGCGTGGAAGAAGGGGTCAGGGGTATGCGTTTCATTGAAAAAGTGATTGAATCGGGCAAGAGTCAACAAAAATGGGTGGAATTTTGA